The following coding sequences are from one Haploplasma axanthum window:
- a CDS encoding MBOAT family O-acyltransferase, with protein MNEVLLIYGIVLLISVIAYYLIPLKYRYIVLLVFSLAFSIIVSKILILFLIGTATTIYLGARLIKKNIDTYKEKEEITQEEKNRVKKINKRIVTIVVIVNIFILGFLKYYLFFRGNFNGLFSILGTSFRLPYLKLLLPIGISFYTLQGIGYVVDVYREKYEAQKSFLKVLLFVSFFPSILEGPISRYDQVSDSLFNGNKANYQRIMLGLQRLIWGLFKKLIVADRVYLLVKTVGDNPREYSGIASLLFIIGYTIQLYADFSGFMDIALGSAELFGVKLPENFKQPFFSKSVQEFWRRWHITLGTWLKDYVFYPIALSPKINKLASKIRKKWKNHFTKMLPTIIALFVLWICNGLWHGPEWKYIFYGIYYFILIFLGMMMEPIFRKVHKKLNINTKAIWYRVFQIIRTLILVNIGMTIFGAKNLNDAFYILTSVFKPYNGSIFALGLDGYEFVILLIGVGLIFIMSYFNEKNINLFNVIASKPIYYRWVIYQAVIIFMVIFGAYGDDYAKVPFIYAEF; from the coding sequence ATGAATGAAGTTTTATTAATATATGGTATTGTCCTTTTAATATCAGTAATTGCTTACTATTTGATACCTTTAAAGTATCGATATATAGTATTACTGGTTTTTAGTTTGGCATTTTCAATTATTGTGAGCAAAATATTAATTCTTTTTTTAATAGGAACAGCAACAACAATCTATCTAGGAGCCAGATTAATAAAGAAAAATATCGATACATATAAAGAAAAAGAAGAAATAACACAAGAAGAGAAGAATAGAGTCAAAAAGATTAATAAAAGGATTGTAACTATAGTTGTTATAGTTAATATATTTATTTTAGGTTTTTTAAAGTATTATTTATTTTTTAGAGGAAACTTTAATGGATTATTTTCAATCTTAGGAACTAGTTTTAGATTACCATATTTGAAACTTTTACTACCGATTGGAATATCGTTTTATACATTACAGGGGATTGGATATGTAGTAGACGTTTATAGAGAAAAATACGAAGCTCAAAAATCATTTTTAAAAGTGCTTTTATTTGTATCATTCTTTCCTTCAATATTAGAAGGACCGATAAGTAGATATGATCAAGTAAGTGATTCACTTTTTAATGGAAATAAAGCTAATTATCAAAGGATAATGTTAGGGTTACAAAGATTAATATGGGGATTATTTAAGAAATTAATTGTTGCCGATCGAGTATACCTTTTAGTTAAGACTGTTGGTGATAATCCAAGAGAATATAGTGGAATTGCGAGTTTATTGTTCATTATTGGTTATACAATTCAACTTTATGCAGATTTTTCAGGTTTTATGGATATTGCATTAGGTAGTGCAGAATTATTTGGAGTGAAATTACCTGAAAATTTCAAACAACCATTCTTTTCAAAATCAGTTCAGGAGTTTTGGAGAAGATGGCATATTACACTTGGTACTTGGCTAAAAGACTATGTTTTTTATCCAATAGCACTATCGCCAAAAATTAATAAATTAGCATCTAAGATTAGAAAGAAATGGAAAAACCATTTCACTAAAATGTTGCCAACTATTATAGCACTATTTGTTTTATGGATTTGTAATGGATTATGGCATGGTCCGGAATGGAAATATATATTTTATGGAATTTATTACTTCATCTTAATATTCTTAGGAATGATGATGGAACCAATATTTAGGAAGGTCCACAAGAAACTAAATATAAATACTAAGGCAATATGGTATAGAGTATTTCAAATTATTAGAACTTTAATTTTAGTTAACATTGGAATGACAATCTTTGGAGCGAAGAATCTTAATGATGCATTCTATATCTTAACTTCAGTATTTAAACCATATAATGGTTCAATATTTGCTTTAGGTTTAGATGGATATGAATTTGTAATTTTATTAATAGGTGTTGGTTTAATATTTATAATGAGTTATTTTAATGAAAAGAATATTAATTTGTTTAATGTGATTGCTTCAAAACCAATTTATTATCGATGGGTTATATATCAAGCAGTTATTATCTTTATGGTTATTTTTGGTGCGTACGGTGATGATTACGCTAAAGTACCATTTATTTATGCCGAGTTTTAG
- a CDS encoding AMP-binding protein translates to MINTRINNVLEYLEKSASKYPSKIAFSDDKNSISYEELVLKAKIVGSAIAEYGLKQKPIGVINEKSVETIIVFMGIIYSGNFYALINPEHPIDRKNKIIETLDNPFFVLSKKYEKQIDSGLNINKYLSIEELLEKTTINELELLNIRKNHIDIDPLYSMFTSGSTGEPKGIVVSHRSVIDFIEVFVSEFEFTKDDIIGNQAPFDFDVSVKDIYTTLKTGATMQIIPKQKFSFPTLLLDFLCEREVTTLIWAVSALCIIPVFNGFQYKIPSKINKILFSGELMPIKHLNEWKKHLPDALYVNLYGPTEITCNCTFYTLPQGIYEKESMPIGKPFLNERVFLLDDNNELIEDANKQGEICVSGTALSLGYYNNKTETEKAFVQNPLNKYYNELIYRTGDLGFYGNDKELYFSSRKDFQVKHMGHRIELTEIDSAFLKIDNITRVATIYDKENKSIISFYQGEYESAEIVKKLRELLPKYMIPTKLIKVLNIPLTDNGKVNRKKLMEEYYE, encoded by the coding sequence ATGATAAATACAAGAATAAATAACGTATTAGAATACTTAGAAAAAAGTGCTAGTAAATATCCTTCAAAAATAGCTTTTTCTGATGATAAAAATTCGATTAGCTACGAAGAATTAGTTTTAAAAGCTAAGATAGTTGGAAGTGCGATTGCTGAATATGGTTTAAAACAAAAACCAATCGGAGTAATAAATGAAAAAAGTGTTGAAACAATTATTGTTTTTATGGGAATAATCTATTCAGGTAATTTTTATGCACTCATTAATCCTGAACATCCAATCGATAGAAAAAATAAAATTATTGAAACATTAGATAATCCATTCTTTGTTTTATCTAAAAAATATGAAAAACAAATTGATAGTGGTTTAAACATTAATAAATATTTAAGTATTGAAGAATTACTAGAAAAGACAACAATAAACGAATTAGAACTTTTAAATATTAGAAAGAATCATATTGATATTGATCCGTTGTATTCTATGTTTACATCTGGATCAACTGGTGAACCTAAAGGAATCGTTGTAAGTCACAGATCAGTAATCGATTTTATTGAAGTATTTGTTAGCGAATTTGAATTTACTAAAGATGATATAATAGGAAATCAAGCACCATTTGATTTTGATGTATCTGTTAAAGATATTTATACAACATTAAAAACAGGAGCTACAATGCAAATAATCCCTAAACAAAAGTTTTCATTTCCAACACTATTATTAGATTTTCTTTGTGAGCGAGAAGTGACAACATTAATTTGGGCAGTATCAGCATTATGCATAATTCCTGTATTTAATGGATTTCAATATAAAATACCTTCTAAAATAAATAAAATCCTTTTTAGCGGTGAATTAATGCCAATTAAACATTTAAATGAATGGAAGAAACATCTACCAGACGCTTTATATGTAAATCTTTATGGACCAACTGAGATTACTTGTAATTGTACTTTTTATACGCTACCTCAAGGTATCTATGAAAAAGAGTCTATGCCAATTGGAAAACCTTTTTTAAATGAAAGAGTATTTTTATTAGATGATAATAATGAGTTAATTGAAGATGCGAATAAACAAGGAGAAATATGTGTTTCAGGTACAGCATTATCTTTAGGATATTATAATAATAAAACCGAGACAGAAAAAGCTTTTGTTCAAAATCCTTTAAATAAATATTATAATGAGTTAATTTATCGAACAGGAGATCTTGGATTTTATGGTAATGATAAGGAATTATACTTTAGTTCAAGGAAAGATTTCCAAGTTAAACATATGGGGCATCGAATTGAATTAACTGAAATTGATTCAGCGTTTTTGAAAATTGACAATATAACAAGAGTAGCAACAATTTATGACAAAGAGAATAAAAGTATTATTTCATTCTATCAAGGTGAGTATGAAAGTGCTGAAATAGTTAAGAAACTTAGAGAATTACTTCCAAAATATATGATTCCTACGAAACTGATTAAAGTTCTTAACATACCACTCACAGATAATGGGAAAGTAAATAGAAAGAAATTAATGGAGGAATACTATGAATAA
- a CDS encoding diaminopimelate decarboxylase family protein, whose amino-acid sequence MNNNIKTPAFLFDIDKLRKRVNDLNELAKKTKINLCYAIKANPFLISYLKDYIHSFEVCSPGEFRICEKLNIKPEQIVLSGVNKEYNDIERIVNLNGTKTLYTIESEEHLKFLNDLANKNGIKLPVIIRLTSGNQFGVDITILENIIEKRNDYSLEIKGIQFYSGTQKKKIEVINHELNELKSLINLLRDKYNYETKVLEYGPGLAVNYFYNDGQPVSYQNYEELIDAIEKVGFKCEITLELGRYIAYECGEYITKVVDIKKNSGINYAIVDGGINHLNYYGQTMAMKIPNFEHIKTNKINKEDSYTICGSLCTVSDVLVRNLTLNTLNIGDTLIFKNTGAYSITEGIYLFLSRDMPRIYVKENKNVTLVRDFIETNQFNTI is encoded by the coding sequence ATGAATAATAATATAAAAACACCAGCATTTCTTTTTGATATTGATAAACTTAGAAAAAGAGTTAATGATTTAAATGAGTTAGCAAAGAAAACAAAAATTAATCTTTGTTATGCGATAAAAGCAAACCCTTTCCTAATTAGTTATTTAAAAGATTATATTCATTCATTTGAAGTATGTTCACCAGGTGAGTTTAGAATTTGTGAGAAATTAAACATTAAACCAGAACAGATTGTTTTATCAGGTGTTAATAAAGAGTATAATGATATCGAAAGAATTGTTAATTTAAATGGCACAAAAACATTATATACAATTGAATCAGAAGAACACTTGAAGTTCTTAAATGATTTGGCAAATAAGAATGGTATTAAACTACCAGTTATCATTAGGTTAACAAGTGGTAATCAATTCGGTGTTGACATAACAATACTTGAAAATATAATTGAAAAACGTAATGACTATTCATTAGAGATTAAAGGCATTCAATTTTACTCAGGTACTCAAAAGAAGAAAATTGAAGTGATTAATCACGAATTAAATGAATTAAAATCATTAATAAATCTTTTGAGAGATAAATATAACTATGAAACAAAAGTTTTAGAATATGGACCAGGACTTGCTGTTAACTATTTTTATAATGATGGGCAACCAGTAAGTTATCAAAATTATGAAGAATTAATTGATGCTATTGAAAAAGTTGGTTTTAAATGTGAAATCACCCTTGAACTTGGAAGATATATTGCTTATGAGTGTGGTGAATACATAACTAAAGTTGTTGATATAAAAAAGAATTCAGGCATTAATTATGCAATAGTTGATGGTGGTATTAATCATTTGAATTATTATGGACAAACAATGGCAATGAAAATTCCAAATTTTGAACATATAAAAACAAATAAAATCAATAAAGAAGATTCTTATACAATTTGTGGTTCGTTATGTACAGTTTCAGACGTTTTAGTTAGAAATTTGACACTTAATACTCTTAATATCGGAGATACGCTGATATTTAAAAATACTGGTGCATATTCAATAACAGAAGGAATCTATTTGTTCTTGAGTCGTGATATGCCAAGAATATATGTTAAAGAAAATAAAAATGTAACTTTAGTTAGAGATTTTATTGAGACAAATCAATTTAATACAATATAA
- a CDS encoding acyl carrier protein, which translates to MEKLLNILNEIKPDIDFETNEELIDAGILESLDIMQIVAEISDQFDVQLSPSDIIPDNFNSAKELWAMIERLK; encoded by the coding sequence ATGGAAAAATTACTTAATATATTAAATGAAATTAAACCGGATATTGACTTTGAAACAAATGAAGAATTAATTGATGCTGGAATATTAGAATCATTAGACATTATGCAAATAGTAGCTGAAATTAGTGATCAATTTGATGTTCAATTATCACCTTCAGATATTATCCCAGATAATTTTAATTCTGCAAAAGAATTATGGGCAATGATTGAAAGATTAAAGTAA
- a CDS encoding N-acetyltransferase produces the protein MILIREVKTKRDARNFTEFPNKLYKDVPAFVPALSMDENNVFNKKKNPVHAYVESIRFLAYKNGKLVGRVAGLVNHKINYEMNKKQVRFTRLDMIDDLEVTKALISAVESWGVETYGMEEIIGPIGFTDFDRQGMLIEGFEYLNLFITIYNAPYYMVHMEKLGFEKDVDWLEKRLNWPQEIPEKVARATELIKKRYGYRLYKPTSKTDLDSFIYDAFEVYNNAFSELYGFYPMPKKIIDFYVKQVIGLVKLEWVWVVYDKNDKIAGFGVVMPSLSIANKKSNGKLFPFGWARILKSLKKYDTLDFYFIAVAPEHQGRGISALIFEDGIKTGVKHGVKWAETGPELENNIAIQSFWKDFDYVEHKKRRCWIKKI, from the coding sequence ATGATCTTAATTAGAGAAGTTAAAACGAAGCGCGATGCAAGAAACTTCACTGAATTTCCTAACAAGCTTTATAAGGATGTCCCAGCGTTTGTTCCTGCATTATCAATGGATGAGAATAATGTTTTCAATAAGAAAAAGAATCCAGTCCATGCATATGTTGAATCAATAAGATTCTTAGCATATAAAAACGGTAAATTAGTTGGTAGAGTAGCCGGTCTAGTTAACCACAAAATTAATTATGAAATGAATAAAAAGCAAGTTCGTTTCACAAGATTAGATATGATAGATGACTTAGAAGTTACTAAAGCTTTAATAAGTGCTGTTGAATCATGGGGTGTTGAAACTTATGGTATGGAAGAAATAATCGGACCAATTGGTTTTACAGATTTTGACCGTCAAGGAATGTTAATTGAAGGTTTTGAGTATTTAAATCTTTTTATTACAATCTATAATGCTCCCTATTATATGGTACATATGGAAAAACTAGGGTTTGAAAAAGATGTTGACTGGTTAGAAAAAAGACTTAATTGGCCACAAGAAATCCCTGAAAAAGTTGCTAGAGCTACTGAATTAATAAAAAAAAGATATGGTTATCGATTATATAAACCAACATCTAAAACAGATTTAGATAGCTTTATCTATGATGCATTTGAAGTTTATAATAATGCATTTAGCGAGTTATATGGGTTTTATCCAATGCCTAAAAAAATCATTGATTTTTATGTTAAACAAGTAATTGGACTTGTTAAATTAGAATGGGTATGGGTTGTCTACGATAAAAATGACAAAATTGCTGGTTTTGGAGTTGTAATGCCATCATTAAGTATTGCTAATAAGAAAAGTAATGGTAAACTTTTCCCATTTGGTTGGGCAAGAATCCTTAAATCATTAAAGAAATATGATACATTAGACTTTTATTTTATTGCTGTTGCTCCTGAACATCAAGGTCGTGGAATTTCAGCATTGATATTTGAAGATGGAATTAAAACTGGGGTTAAACATGGTGTTAAATGGGCTGAAACTGGTCCAGAGCTTGAAAATAATATTGCTATTCAATCATTTTGGAAAGATTTTGATTATGTAGAGCATAAAAAACGTCGTTGTTGGATTAAAAAAATATAG
- the tig gene encoding trigger factor yields the protein MKIEKLSPNRVKFTFDVTVDDFNHALDHAFEHVKNDVEIKGFRKGHVTRSVYESKFGVESLFEEALNHVFHHKFHDALANEEYQLVGDPKPIVDFEKVAVGKEFEVAFEIAIKPEVELPEYKGIEVEKFDNTVTDEEVNERLNKLAESETVLEPKAEGSLENGETAVFDFEGFADGVPFEGGKAENHELEIGSGQFIPGFEEQMIGMNVGEEKDVNVTFPEQYHAENLAGKPAVFKVKLHEIKKKVSPELNDEWVKALGRSEQTLTELKEALKKEVETEKSTNNKNVALDKALKVIAEATKVDIPVEMIDYEVNQALKNIENQAKQYGLDLQTYISLTGMQEDELKNRLKEEGELRILNSLIIEAVAKKEKFEVSEKEVVEKYDELSKHYNMPVDEIKKHLPENLVKTDIEFAKAVNFIFDNLKFV from the coding sequence ATGAAAATTGAAAAATTATCACCAAATCGTGTAAAATTTACATTTGATGTTACAGTAGATGATTTTAATCATGCACTAGACCATGCTTTTGAGCATGTTAAAAATGATGTTGAAATTAAAGGATTTAGAAAAGGACATGTTACAAGATCAGTTTATGAAAGTAAATTTGGAGTTGAATCATTGTTTGAAGAAGCATTAAACCACGTATTTCATCATAAATTCCATGATGCACTTGCAAATGAGGAATATCAATTAGTTGGAGATCCAAAACCAATTGTTGATTTTGAAAAAGTTGCTGTAGGTAAAGAATTCGAAGTTGCATTTGAAATTGCAATTAAACCTGAAGTTGAATTACCTGAGTATAAAGGAATTGAAGTTGAAAAATTTGATAATACGGTAACTGATGAAGAAGTTAATGAAAGACTTAACAAACTTGCTGAATCAGAAACTGTTTTAGAACCAAAAGCAGAAGGATCATTAGAAAATGGTGAAACAGCTGTATTTGATTTTGAAGGTTTTGCTGATGGTGTACCTTTCGAAGGTGGAAAAGCTGAAAATCATGAATTAGAAATTGGTTCTGGTCAATTTATACCAGGATTTGAAGAACAAATGATTGGTATGAATGTTGGAGAAGAAAAAGACGTTAATGTTACTTTCCCAGAACAATATCATGCTGAAAATTTAGCTGGTAAACCTGCTGTTTTTAAAGTTAAATTACATGAAATTAAGAAAAAAGTTTCTCCAGAACTTAATGATGAATGGGTTAAAGCTTTAGGACGTTCTGAACAAACTCTTACAGAATTAAAAGAAGCATTAAAAAAAGAAGTTGAAACTGAAAAATCAACAAATAACAAAAATGTTGCATTAGATAAAGCGTTAAAAGTTATTGCTGAGGCAACTAAAGTTGATATTCCAGTTGAAATGATCGATTATGAAGTTAATCAAGCATTAAAGAATATTGAAAATCAAGCTAAACAATATGGATTAGACTTACAAACTTATATTAGTTTAACAGGTATGCAAGAAGATGAATTAAAAAACCGCTTAAAAGAAGAAGGCGAACTTAGAATTTTAAATTCATTAATTATTGAAGCAGTTGCTAAAAAAGAAAAGTTTGAAGTTAGTGAAAAAGAAGTTGTTGAAAAATATGATGAATTATCAAAACATTACAATATGCCAGTTGATGAAATCAAAAAACATCTTCCTGAAAATTTAGTAAAAACAGATATAGAATTTGCAAAAGCTGTTAACTTTATTTTCGATAACTTAAAATTCGTTTAA
- the lon gene encoding endopeptidase La, whose translation MESIKSLPAVAVRGVVPIPNNDFRIEVGRKKSLDAIEASEKDFGQYILIAIQKDPLNEDPTVDDIEEYGTLAKISMKIKLPNGNFKVKFNVLERVKIKEFFLTEPYFVANYDEVETNITSDEEEVTLVKMIVQEIAENETNILMPNNNVIEKVQQGLTTNKVVDLIVNFLKIEETEKYRYLAENSLNKRLKMLLEDINRQKMIIDLERKINEEVKKSIDENQKEYYLREKMRAIQNELGDKVKREEEIEELRELIIEAKMPANIEEKALQELARLRSTPSAMAESSIIKTYLDFLVALPWYETSKDLDDLSLVQKSLDKNHYGLEKVKDRIVEYLAVKIMTQKNPQTILCLVGPPGVGKTSLAISIAEALNRKFVKQSLGGVRDESEIRGHRRTYIGALPGRILNGMKAAGTLNPVFLLDEIDKMASDYKGDPASAMLEVLDPEQNSKFSDHYLEEQYDLSQVLFITTANYLENIPAPLRDRMEIVELSSYTEHEKFEIAKRHLVSKQLEAHGLKPEQFILDDEVIYYMIQHYTREAGVRELNRYIGALIRKAIKEILITKEKSVHISKDNVENYIGKPKFTHNTTENKDRIGVVTGLAYTQYGGDTLPVEVTYYKGRGQLVLTGKLGDVMKESAQTALSYVKANAERFNIDPELFKENDVHVHVPEGAIPKDGPSAGITMATAIYSALANKFVKRDVGMTGEVTLRGLVLPIGGLKEKSIAAHRSGIKTILIPKDNVRDIDDIPVEVKENLTIIPVETVDDVFANAIK comes from the coding sequence ATGGAATCAATCAAGAGTTTACCGGCAGTAGCTGTCCGCGGAGTTGTTCCAATTCCAAACAATGATTTTAGGATTGAAGTAGGTAGAAAAAAATCTTTAGATGCAATTGAAGCATCAGAAAAAGATTTTGGTCAATATATTTTAATCGCAATCCAAAAAGATCCGTTAAATGAAGATCCAACAGTTGATGATATTGAAGAATACGGCACACTAGCTAAAATATCAATGAAAATAAAATTACCTAATGGAAACTTTAAAGTTAAATTTAATGTCTTAGAAAGAGTAAAAATAAAGGAATTCTTCTTAACTGAACCATATTTTGTAGCAAATTATGATGAGGTAGAAACTAATATTACAAGTGATGAGGAAGAAGTTACTTTAGTTAAAATGATTGTACAAGAAATTGCTGAAAATGAAACAAATATTTTGATGCCAAATAATAATGTAATAGAGAAAGTTCAACAAGGTTTAACAACAAATAAAGTTGTTGATTTAATTGTTAATTTCTTAAAAATTGAAGAAACAGAAAAGTATCGTTATTTAGCTGAAAACAGTTTAAATAAACGCTTAAAAATGTTGTTAGAAGATATTAATCGTCAAAAAATGATTATTGATTTAGAACGCAAAATTAATGAAGAAGTAAAAAAATCAATTGATGAAAATCAAAAAGAATATTACTTACGTGAAAAAATGCGTGCTATTCAAAATGAACTTGGCGATAAAGTAAAACGTGAAGAAGAAATTGAAGAATTAAGAGAATTAATTATTGAAGCGAAAATGCCTGCAAACATTGAAGAAAAAGCTCTTCAAGAACTTGCAAGATTACGTTCAACACCATCAGCTATGGCTGAATCATCAATAATTAAAACATATTTAGACTTTTTAGTTGCATTACCATGGTATGAAACAAGTAAAGACTTAGATGATTTATCATTAGTTCAAAAAAGTTTAGATAAAAATCACTATGGGTTAGAAAAAGTTAAAGATAGAATTGTTGAATATCTTGCTGTTAAGATTATGACACAAAAGAATCCACAAACTATTTTATGCCTTGTGGGACCTCCAGGTGTTGGTAAAACATCATTGGCAATTTCTATTGCTGAAGCGTTAAATCGTAAATTTGTTAAACAATCACTTGGTGGAGTTAGAGATGAATCAGAAATTAGAGGACATAGAAGAACTTATATTGGAGCTCTTCCAGGTAGAATTTTAAATGGTATGAAAGCTGCGGGAACATTAAACCCAGTATTCTTATTAGATGAAATTGATAAAATGGCTTCTGATTATAAAGGTGATCCTGCATCTGCAATGCTAGAAGTATTAGATCCAGAACAAAATTCAAAATTTAGTGATCATTATTTAGAAGAACAATACGATTTATCACAAGTTTTATTTATTACAACTGCAAACTATTTAGAAAATATTCCTGCTCCACTTAGAGATAGAATGGAAATTGTTGAATTATCTAGTTATACAGAACATGAAAAATTTGAAATTGCTAAGAGACATTTAGTAAGCAAACAATTAGAAGCACATGGTTTAAAACCAGAACAATTTATTCTAGATGATGAAGTAATTTATTACATGATTCAACATTATACTAGAGAAGCTGGTGTTCGTGAATTAAATCGATATATTGGTGCATTAATTAGAAAAGCTATTAAAGAAATTTTAATAACTAAAGAAAAATCTGTTCATATTAGTAAAGATAATGTTGAAAACTACATTGGTAAACCTAAGTTTACACACAACACGACTGAAAATAAAGATCGTATTGGAGTTGTAACAGGGCTAGCATATACTCAATATGGTGGAGATACACTTCCAGTTGAAGTAACTTATTATAAGGGTCGAGGTCAATTAGTCTTAACAGGTAAATTAGGTGATGTTATGAAGGAATCAGCACAAACAGCTTTATCATATGTTAAAGCAAATGCTGAAAGATTCAATATTGATCCAGAATTATTTAAAGAAAATGATGTCCATGTTCATGTTCCAGAAGGTGCAATTCCTAAAGATGGTCCATCTGCTGGTATAACAATGGCAACCGCAATTTATTCAGCATTAGCAAATAAATTTGTTAAACGTGATGTTGGTATGACTGGTGAAGTAACACTAAGAGGTTTAGTATTACCGATTGGTGGATTGAAAGAAAAATCAATTGCTGCCCATAGAAGTGGTATAAAAACTATTTTAATTCCAAAGGATAATGTTAGAGATATTGATGACATTCCAGTTGAAGTAAAAGAAAATTTAACTATTATTCCGGTAGAAACAGTTGATGATGTATTTGCAAACGCAATTAAATAA
- the yihA gene encoding ribosome biogenesis GTP-binding protein YihA/YsxC translates to MKEAVYIKGSTNVSDVENQLPTYLLLGRSNVGKSSFINALTNRKALARTSGTPGKTIVLNYYLINSSFYLVDAPGYGYAKRSKSMQNEFIGMIDNVIHNHPKIISVLLLIDFKVGPTNDDLEIYDYLLSIGIEVNIVATKKDKIPKTRQYKQEKEIKKVLNNPINFYSVSNTTKDSIDKIREKILQGVEGYESH, encoded by the coding sequence TTGAAAGAAGCAGTTTATATTAAAGGCTCAACAAATGTTTCTGATGTTGAAAATCAGTTACCAACGTATTTGTTGTTAGGAAGAAGTAATGTTGGTAAAAGTTCGTTTATTAACGCGTTAACTAATCGTAAGGCGCTTGCAAGAACATCAGGAACACCAGGTAAAACAATTGTTTTAAACTATTATTTAATTAATAGTAGTTTTTATTTAGTAGATGCACCTGGATATGGTTATGCTAAGAGATCAAAATCAATGCAAAATGAGTTTATTGGTATGATTGATAACGTTATTCATAATCATCCTAAAATAATATCAGTTTTATTACTAATAGATTTTAAGGTTGGTCCAACTAATGATGATTTAGAAATTTATGATTATCTATTAAGTATTGGAATAGAAGTGAATATTGTAGCAACTAAAAAAGATAAAATACCAAAGACGAGACAATACAAACAAGAAAAAGAAATAAAAAAAGTTCTTAATAATCCAATTAATTTTTATTCAGTTTCAAACACTACAAAAGATAGTATCGATAAAATAAGAGAAAAAATCTTACAAGGAGTTGAAGGTTATGAATCCCATTAA
- a CDS encoding DegV family protein, whose protein sequence is MNPIKIFTDSTADLSKELLDKFDIVSLPLSVNFEDESYRDGVDIDTEFLYKLVEQKGVLPKTSAISPGTFFDEFEKWINKGYDVLYIGIGSKISGTFHSATVASKELPDKRVFLVDSKNLSSGIALLVLKAKDLRDQGKNASEIKTILDDIVPRVRSQFAIRVLDYLHKGGRASGTAALVGKFLRIRPIIQVRDGGMTVYKKPMGTMTKAVDIMLNDYLNEGDNLDLEYVMITHSIANKQAIYMEEFVNQKMKPKNLIISNAGCVISSHCGAGTIGILYIVKK, encoded by the coding sequence ATGAATCCCATTAAGATCTTTACTGATTCAACCGCTGATTTGAGTAAAGAATTATTAGATAAATTTGATATAGTATCATTACCATTATCGGTAAATTTTGAAGATGAATCATATCGTGATGGTGTTGATATTGATACCGAATTTTTATATAAACTTGTTGAGCAAAAAGGTGTTTTACCAAAGACGTCGGCAATTTCACCAGGAACGTTTTTTGATGAGTTTGAAAAATGGATTAATAAAGGTTATGACGTTTTATATATTGGGATTGGATCAAAGATTTCTGGGACATTCCATAGTGCAACGGTTGCATCAAAAGAACTTCCAGATAAGCGAGTTTTTTTAGTTGACTCCAAGAATCTTTCATCAGGAATTGCTTTATTAGTTTTAAAAGCTAAAGATTTAAGAGATCAAGGAAAAAATGCAAGTGAAATCAAAACTATTCTTGATGATATTGTTCCAAGAGTTAGAAGTCAATTTGCTATTAGAGTATTAGACTATCTTCATAAAGGTGGTAGAGCAAGTGGAACAGCAGCACTTGTTGGTAAATTTTTACGTATTCGTCCAATAATTCAAGTTCGTGATGGTGGAATGACAGTTTACAAAAAACCAATGGGAACAATGACAAAAGCTGTTGATATTATGTTGAATGATTATTTGAATGAAGGAGATAACCTTGATTTAGAATATGTCATGATAACTCATTCGATTGCTAATAAACAAGCAATCTATATGGAAGAGTTTGTTAATCAAAAAATGAAACCGAAAAATCTTATCATTAGTAATGCTGGTTGTGTAATTTCTAGTCATTGTGGAGCTGGAACTATTGGTATTTTATATATTGTGAAAAAATGA